Within Candidatus Polarisedimenticolia bacterium, the genomic segment GTGGTGAGCCGGTACTGCCGGCAGGTCTTTCCGGGCGGCGTCTTCTTCATCGCCATGGCCGACCCCGAGAAGCGCGAGGTCAGCGCCCGCTACATCCACCGGGGCGAGGAGCTGCGCTCCGAGGAGCGGCTTCCCGTCGGGCCCGGCTTCGTGGACTGGACCCTGAAGACCTGCCGGCCCCTGCTGATCCGTGACATCAACGAAGAAGGGCGCACGCTTCCCTTCCCGCCGGTGGTCCACGATCAGGCGATCCGCTCCATCCTCCTGGTCCCGCTCGTCGTCGAGCAGAAGGGCACCGGCATCATGGGCGTCGTCGACTCGGAGCCCGGCCGGTACGACATCAGCCGGCTCTCGGTCTTCACCACGATCGCGCAGCAGGCGGCGGTGGCGATCGAGAACGCGCGGCACTACCAGCTCGCCACCGTGGATCAGCTGACCGGGCTCTACCTGCGGCATCACTTCCTGCAGCGCCTCGCGGACGAGCGGGCCCGCGCGCAGCGCTACCGCAGCCCCTTCGCGGTCCTGATGCTGGATCTCGACACCTTCAAGGAAGTGAACGACCGGCACGGGCACACCATCGGCGACCGCTTCCTGAAGATGTCGGCGGACGCCATCCGGCAGAGCCTGCGCGCCTCGGACATCGCCTGCCGGTGGGGAGGGGACGAGTTCTGCGTGCTGCTCCCCCAGACGCACGTCGAGGCCGCCCAGGCCACGGCCGAGAGGATCCGCGCCGGAATCGCCGGCCTCTCCTCCGCCATCTCGGGCGCCCGGGCCACGGCGAGCATCGGAATCAGCACTTATCCGACCGATTTCGACGGGGGTCTCGAGGATCTCGTGAGGCGGGCGGATCAGGCCCTGTACCGCGCCAAGCGGGAAGGCCGCGATCGGGTGGCCGTCTTCTCGCTCCAGGGCGGGGCCCCCGGCGGCGCGACGGGCGGCGCGGCGCCGGTGCCGGTCACTCTGCGATCTGAATGACCGCCTCCAGCACGCTGGAGCCGATCTTGATCTTGTCGCCGTTGTTGAGCTTCGAGTAGGCGATGAGGCGGCCGTTCAGATAGGTCCCGTTCGTGCTGGCGAGATCCTTCACGACGATGTGATGGGAGCCGAAGACTTCGAACGCCGCGTGCTTCCGCGAGACGAGCGGGTCGCCGAGCAGGATGTCTCCCTCCTCCCTTCCGACGGTCACGCGGCTCCGGTTCACCGCGAACACCTTGCCCGCCTCGACGCCTTCCAGAACCCGCAGGGAGAACTGCAGCTCCTCCGGAACCTGCCATTCCGCCCCCGGGACTCCGCCCACCGTGAACCCCGGGATGGTCGGCGGAGAGGAGGGCTTCTCGACCGCCATCGCCGGCGCCGGCTTCGCGCCCGGCGTCTCGACGTCGCCGCCCGGCGCCGGGATGACGTACTCCCCCTCGCAAAGCGGGCAGCGGTAGTGCCGCCGACCTTCTCCTCTCGGATTGGTCAACGCATCCATCTTGGTCTTGCAGGCGGGACAAATGATGTCCATGTTCCGTCCTCAGGAGGGATCGCCCAGCCCCAGATAATCCAGAAGCTCCCGGCCGGTCCTCGCCTCGAAGCGCTCCACCAGGGAGGGAATCTCGCCCGAGGGCATGTCGAGCAGTATCTTCTCCACGCGCAGCAGAGGGAAGAAGACGAGCGTCGGCGTGATCGCCGGTGCCGAGGAATCGGCCGCCTGCCGCAGCCAGTCGTCGAACGCCTGCAGGTCGAGTCCGAGGACCGAGACGCCGGTTCCGTCCAAGGAGCGCAACACGCCCCAGAAGCGCTCCTTCGGCTCCTTCAGATACAGGATGACCG encodes:
- a CDS encoding sensor domain-containing diguanylate cyclase translates to MTEKRKSERGAFVAYAVILGLGGLLLAVIEIAADPSAIRANLLPVGLFALLIGLAWRFPFTILPRARMSMDYVFLIASIAVLPRPLPFVAAGGAVLLGIVVRRGEAPGTRPGFALTSFNAGMLFITLAAGHITCSHLGSLWDFSALTWKNTLAVVLVFLVLNGVNLILLAAAMRERGGDALEFTRHHLLYISPLEIFTIPLVLALISLYVKSGLSAFLCLAASLLLVSWLFHRLNRVEGGLRESNESLEERTAELAALNNIGREVTASLDPVMVCTVVSRYCRQVFPGGVFFIAMADPEKREVSARYIHRGEELRSEERLPVGPGFVDWTLKTCRPLLIRDINEEGRTLPFPPVVHDQAIRSILLVPLVVEQKGTGIMGVVDSEPGRYDISRLSVFTTIAQQAAVAIENARHYQLATVDQLTGLYLRHHFLQRLADERARAQRYRSPFAVLMLDLDTFKEVNDRHGHTIGDRFLKMSADAIRQSLRASDIACRWGGDEFCVLLPQTHVEAAQATAERIRAGIAGLSSAISGARATASIGISTYPTDFDGGLEDLVRRADQALYRAKREGRDRVAVFSLQGGAPGGATGGAAPVPVTLRSE
- a CDS encoding FHA domain-containing protein; this encodes MDIICPACKTKMDALTNPRGEGRRHYRCPLCEGEYVIPAPGGDVETPGAKPAPAMAVEKPSSPPTIPGFTVGGVPGAEWQVPEELQFSLRVLEGVEAGKVFAVNRSRVTVGREEGDILLGDPLVSRKHAAFEVFGSHHIVVKDLASTNGTYLNGRLIAYSKLNNGDKIKIGSSVLEAVIQIAE